The bacterium region GCAGGGATAGCTATGCATATGTCTGGATGCGCGATGCCGCATTGGCGGCGAGAGCGCTTGACTGCGCGGGCTACCCCGACACCGCCGAGCCGTTTTATCAGTTTTGCGCGGACACGCTTATGCCCGAAGGGTACTTTTATCACAAGTATCTACCGGACAAATCGCTCGGAAGCTCCTGGCATCCATGGGTGCGGGGGGGGAAGGAGCAGCTTGGTATCCAGGAGGACCAGACGGCGACGGTGCTCTTTGAGCTGTGGGGCCACTACGAGTCGAGCCGCAATCTTGAGTTTATTGAGCGGCTCTACAATCCTCTGATTAAGCGAACGGCCACGTTTCTTGTAACCTACCGTGACCGAGCGACGGGCCTGCCGCTTCCGAGCTATGACCTCTGGGAGGAGCGCTATGGCGTGTCCACATATACTGCAGCGTCCGTCTTTGGGGGCCTCAGAGCCGCGGCCCGTTTTGCGGAGCTTCTCGGGAAGGAGCAGGACGCGCGTGATTTTAGCAGCGCGGCAGAAGAAGTTCGGACAGGCATCCTGAAATACCTCATAAACTCCGAGACTGGATACTTCCTCAAGCAGATTTCCTACGAGCACGATGAACCGATGTCCGATCCGACGCTTGATACCGCGGGTTTTGCCGGGGTCTTTCGCTTCGGCATCCTAGAGCCCGACGACAAGCGGCTCCGCAAGGCCGCCGAGTCTCTCAGGGATTGGCTCTGCTGCAAGACCCCGTTTGGCGGCGCAGCGCGCTACGAGGGAGATATGTACTATCGCGCTGATGCGCGGCTGCCGGGTAACCCCTGGATAATTTCAACGCTCTGGTATGCGCAGTACTTGATTGCAATCGCCGAAAAGACGCGTGAACTTGAAGAAGCGCTGGTTTGGCTGAACTGGACCGTTGATCGCGCGAATGGCGCCGGCATGCTGCCCGAGCAAGTTGACCCGCATACCGGCGCGCCAGTCTCCGCCTCGCCTCTGGTCTGGAGCCACGCGGAGTTTGTGTATACCGTTCTCCAATACCTTGCCAAATTGAAAGAATTGGAGAAGTAGCAACAGATTTGGAAAGATGGGTTGAAGGGTAAAATTTTCAATGTACAATTTTCAATTTTCAATCAATTTTGCAATGACACAATTTTCAAACACGACGTCGTCCGTCACTCAGTCATTGACACGTTGAAAATTGATTGAAAATTGCAAAATTGAAAATTTTTGGCATGCTACGAGTTGGGTATGTGGATAAGTCAACAGTGGTTGATGGTGTATGATTTAATCATGAGCAACAAGATATTATTGCAAGAGTTGAGCGCTCCCGGCTGCCTGCACTGCAAAGAGTTTGCGGCATTTTGGGAGTCCATAAAGGGTGAGTGGTCGAATGTCGAGTTTCAAGACGTGAGTGTTGTCACACCCGAGGGTCAAGAGCTCGCGCAAAAGCACATGATCTTCGCGTCGCCGGGAATAATTATCAACGGGGAGTTGTTTAGTACGGGCGGGGTGGACAAAAAGAAGTTTGTGGAGAAGCTGAAGAAGCTGTCTGCTTAATGCAAAAGGACCAAGAGCGTATGGCGGCAAACTTTTTATCATGAACCTCTTCGACAAACTCACCCCACAATTGTTCCTCCGTCTCGGCCTCGGCGCGGTGTTTGCGTACTCGGGACTTAATATTCTGCTGCACCCCACTGCGTGGACGTGGGCTCTGCGCGGGCTGCCGGCGTTCATCCAAACCCAGATCGATCGGGTTGGCCCCGAGATGTATCTTCGCGGT contains the following coding sequences:
- a CDS encoding thioredoxin family protein; translation: MSNKILLQELSAPGCLHCKEFAAFWESIKGEWSNVEFQDVSVVTPEGQELAQKHMIFASPGIIINGELFSTGGVDKKKFVEKLKKLSA
- a CDS encoding glycoside hydrolase family 15 protein — translated: MPLSLVLGNGEMLVGLDNKGQVRDLYQPHPGLENHVGAACVHRIGVFVDGRFSWLSEESWRVGIIYEPQTLVSEIQAVHAGLGVQLHFTDVVYNEEPIFVRRLRVRQTGREPRTIKIFFHQQFQIYGTAYGNTALYDPKNASIVHYRGRRVFLVSGIRGGKSFDDFSIGVAGIEGKEGTWRDAEDGALSKNAVEHGAVDSVIAFTLPTGSEQSEIYYWIAAGATLAEARERHDLIKLRSPEHIIESTGDFWRAWSRAGERGLEKLPAKIAGLFTTSLLVIRAHLDHEGGIIASADSEMLKYGRDSYAYVWMRDAALAARALDCAGYPDTAEPFYQFCADTLMPEGYFYHKYLPDKSLGSSWHPWVRGGKEQLGIQEDQTATVLFELWGHYESSRNLEFIERLYNPLIKRTATFLVTYRDRATGLPLPSYDLWEERYGVSTYTAASVFGGLRAAARFAELLGKEQDARDFSSAAEEVRTGILKYLINSETGYFLKQISYEHDEPMSDPTLDTAGFAGVFRFGILEPDDKRLRKAAESLRDWLCCKTPFGGAARYEGDMYYRADARLPGNPWIISTLWYAQYLIAIAEKTRELEEALVWLNWTVDRANGAGMLPEQVDPHTGAPVSASPLVWSHAEFVYTVLQYLAKLKELEK